From a region of the Bacillaceae bacterium S4-13-56 genome:
- the ptsG gene encoding glucose-specific PTS transporter subunit IIBC has protein sequence MLKKAFGLLQRIGRALMLPVSVLPAAGLLLGLGHENVLNIPVMAQAGGVIFDNLPILFAIGVAIGLADGDGVAGLAAVIGFLVMNVTLGIIAEANGVETIQMLGITTLQMGVFGGIIMGVVAAYMYNRFFNIQLPQFLGFFAGKRFVPIITAASGLVLGLVFFFVWPPIQNVIDWFSVLATETGSTVATFIFGFGQRALIPFGLHHIFYQPFWYEFGRFTTESGEIVRGDMTRYFAGDPTAGTFMAGLFPFMLFGLPAAALAIYHEARPEKKAQVGGIMASAALTSFLTGITEPIEFAFLFVAPVLFLIHCVFAGLSFVTMDLLNVKAGFTFSGGFIDYVLYWPLSTNAWMIIPVGIVFAVLYYIGFRFAIRKWNLATPGREQDVDGIEETNEGIDTETSDDLPYNILESLGGEGNITHLDACITRLRVSVRDRNQVDKNRLKKLGAAGVMEVGNNIQAIFGPASDSIKGQIQDIIKGKKPRQRVEKVEATPTTIDKNAEFNLTSPMKGDILPLSEVPDQVFSGKMMGDGFAIQPTDGTVVSPIDGIVVTVFPTKHAIGLKSASGREILIHVGIDTVKLQGEGFDSFVKEGDEVKAGQKLLQVDLDYVQANAPSIVTPIIFTNLQEGDSVEILKRGAVSQGEGNIVSIKRA, from the coding sequence ATGCTTAAAAAAGCATTTGGACTACTGCAACGTATTGGTCGGGCTCTTATGCTTCCAGTTTCAGTACTTCCAGCTGCTGGGCTTTTGCTTGGTTTAGGACATGAGAATGTATTAAACATTCCAGTCATGGCTCAAGCAGGTGGTGTAATTTTTGATAACCTACCTATTTTATTTGCTATTGGTGTAGCCATTGGCCTTGCTGATGGCGATGGTGTGGCGGGATTAGCTGCAGTCATTGGTTTTTTGGTAATGAACGTAACTCTTGGTATTATCGCTGAAGCAAATGGTGTAGAAACCATTCAAATGTTAGGAATTACTACCCTTCAAATGGGGGTTTTCGGCGGTATAATCATGGGTGTTGTAGCAGCTTATATGTATAATCGGTTCTTTAATATTCAGCTCCCTCAATTTCTGGGTTTTTTTGCCGGTAAACGTTTTGTTCCGATTATTACAGCTGCGAGTGGACTGGTATTAGGACTTGTCTTCTTCTTTGTTTGGCCACCAATTCAAAACGTGATTGATTGGTTCTCAGTGTTGGCAACTGAAACTGGTTCAACGGTTGCCACCTTTATTTTTGGATTTGGTCAGCGTGCGTTGATTCCGTTTGGACTACATCATATCTTTTATCAACCATTCTGGTACGAGTTTGGTCGATTTACCACTGAATCAGGTGAAATTGTTCGTGGTGATATGACTCGTTATTTTGCAGGGGATCCAACAGCAGGAACATTCATGGCTGGTCTATTCCCATTTATGCTATTTGGACTACCAGCTGCAGCGTTAGCAATTTATCACGAAGCTCGTCCTGAAAAGAAGGCACAAGTTGGAGGAATCATGGCATCTGCAGCTTTAACTTCTTTCTTAACAGGGATTACAGAGCCAATTGAATTTGCCTTCTTATTTGTTGCTCCAGTTTTATTCCTAATCCACTGTGTATTTGCTGGACTTTCATTTGTTACTATGGATTTATTGAATGTAAAGGCCGGCTTTACCTTCTCAGGTGGTTTTATTGATTACGTATTATACTGGCCATTGTCTACAAATGCATGGATGATCATACCAGTTGGTATAGTTTTTGCAGTGTTATATTACATTGGATTTCGTTTTGCAATACGTAAATGGAATTTAGCTACACCGGGTCGTGAACAAGATGTTGACGGAATAGAAGAAACTAATGAAGGAATAGATACAGAAACTTCTGATGATCTTCCTTATAATATTCTTGAGAGTCTTGGGGGAGAAGGTAACATTACTCATTTGGACGCTTGTATCACTCGTTTACGTGTTTCTGTAAGGGATAGAAATCAAGTAGATAAAAACCGGTTAAAAAAGCTGGGTGCTGCTGGTGTTATGGAAGTAGGAAACAATATTCAAGCTATTTTTGGTCCTGCATCGGATTCTATCAAAGGGCAAATTCAGGACATTATTAAGGGCAAGAAACCAAGACAACGGGTAGAAAAAGTGGAAGCAACCCCTACTACAATTGATAAAAATGCAGAGTTTAATTTAACTAGTCCAATGAAAGGAGACATTCTCCCATTAAGTGAAGTTCCTGATCAGGTTTTCTCAGGAAAAATGATGGGGGATGGATTTGCTATTCAACCAACTGATGGAACCGTGGTTTCTCCGATAGATGGGATAGTGGTTACTGTATTCCCAACTAAGCATGCAATCGGATTAAAGTCTGCTTCTGGACGTGAGATTCTTATCCATGTGGGAATTGATACAGTGAAGCTTCAAGGAGAAGGTTTTGATTCTTTTGTAAAAGAAGGAGATGAGGTGAAGGCAGGACAAAAGTTACTTCAGGTGGATTTAGATTATGTCCAGGCGAATGCGCCATCTATTGTTACACCAATTATATTCACAAACCTTCAAGAAGGGGATTCTGTAGAGATCCTAAAAAGAGGTGCCGTTTCCCAAGGAGAGGGAAATATCGTTTCAATAAAACGCGCATAG
- a CDS encoding VOC family protein, giving the protein MERPLLPKVHAVFIHVSHLRRSAIWYSQLLGVPVNKSEVQSPVYNLSIEGETFLTLDDHKYDPFYEPQPYKNPAFSICSEDLKKTYNWIRSEGYEIVSDIEVEGDFGWFNITDPDRNVIMICGKLM; this is encoded by the coding sequence TTGGAAAGGCCATTATTACCTAAGGTACATGCCGTTTTTATACATGTAAGTCACTTACGCCGTTCTGCGATTTGGTATAGCCAACTACTGGGTGTACCTGTTAATAAATCAGAAGTTCAATCTCCAGTTTATAATCTTTCTATAGAAGGTGAAACATTTTTAACATTAGACGATCACAAATATGACCCTTTCTATGAACCGCAACCCTATAAAAATCCTGCCTTCAGTATTTGTTCAGAGGATTTAAAGAAAACATATAATTGGATCCGTTCAGAAGGGTATGAGATTGTTAGTGATATTGAGGTAGAAGGTGATTTTGGCTGGTTTAATATAACTGACCCAGATCGAAATGTCATCATGATTTGTGGAAAATTAATGTAG
- a CDS encoding class I SAM-dependent methyltransferase yields the protein MIRDTGERVIPELMKPMNKLLLEHIARYQFALPYTAGRVLDLSCGSGYGTHMVAKERKNEIDEIIGVDIDEEIIEYARGAYYHPKSSFRVADATDLTLIDQLGTFDVILSFETLEHIEDESAILENYYRLLKPGGMLIVSTPFGEGRGISCGSPFHVHQLKPEEFRKLFQNYDATFYYQKGVLVEPARENLEYPLGIAVCRK from the coding sequence TTGATAAGAGATACAGGAGAACGGGTTATTCCTGAATTGATGAAACCGATGAATAAACTTCTTTTGGAGCATATTGCTCGTTATCAATTTGCCCTTCCTTATACAGCAGGTCGGGTGCTAGATTTATCCTGTGGTTCCGGTTATGGAACTCATATGGTGGCAAAAGAAAGAAAGAATGAGATTGATGAGATCATTGGTGTTGATATTGACGAAGAAATCATAGAATATGCTAGAGGGGCCTATTATCATCCTAAATCTAGTTTCCGCGTAGCAGATGCTACAGATTTGACCTTAATTGATCAGCTTGGAACTTTTGATGTTATTTTAAGTTTTGAAACCCTTGAACATATAGAAGATGAAAGTGCTATTCTAGAAAATTACTATCGATTATTAAAACCGGGAGGGATGCTTATTGTCTCCACTCCTTTTGGCGAAGGTAGGGGAATTTCTTGTGGGTCCCCTTTCCATGTTCACCAACTAAAACCCGAGGAGTTTAGAAAACTTTTCCAAAACTATGACGCCACTTTTTATTATCAAAAAGGTGTTCTAGTGGAACCTGCAAGAGAAAATCTTGAATATCCTCTAGGAATAGCTGTTTGTAGGAAATAA
- a CDS encoding RAxF-45 family protein — translation MIDTVRQGNEYHNLYIFRAITHENGANGIRVSFFSPFVNKSVSIMTSSL, via the coding sequence ATGATCGACACAGTAAGGCAAGGGAATGAATACCATAATTTGTATATTTTCCGTGCGATTACTCATGAAAATGGAGCCAACGGGATACGTGTGTCCTTTTTTAGCCCATTTGTGAATAAGTCTGTGTCAATTATGACATCCTCATTGTAA
- a CDS encoding ABC-F family ATP-binding cassette domain-containing protein — MEIMLKEAKKIFGGNVIFENITFEMNDGDRVGLVGRNGTGKTTIFKLFMQKEPLDEGQLFLKKGTKVGYLDQIPEVFTGTVREFLREAFQDLLELRKKMSELEEEMKDPNKLEKTLLIYGEVQEQFSQKGGYEMEANLERVSSGLGLIHLLDEKYSSLSGGERTKAGLAKILLEEPDVLLLDEPTNHLDLQAIEWLEKYITEYKGTVCIISHDRTFLDQTVTKIADLDNGELTIYTGNYSSFVQEKEAKLLEEFQQYQEQQRKIKKMKEAIKRLKLWANQANPPNAGLHRRARNMERALDRLEKIDRPLLDPKTMGLAFEMDQRTGKDVFIGEDLVKSFDNKVILDGVNLHLQFKDKLAVVGPNGSGKTTLIKMIMGELEPDSGSVKRGTQLKIGYLSQHPLQHVDPSIRMIDFFREYIRVHEGEARQILSRFLFYGHAVFQKIGQLSGGEQMRVQLAIFMYQGVNVLILDEPTNHLDVDSQEVLEEAVKQFKGTVLCISHDRYFLNKCFQDTAYMVRGKLIRFPGNYEETKAKALHLQMEDKQAIPKKEKEKPVKMQSERKQFSIEEVEEEIERIEMKMEKWEWKMNNSQDPNERMDIQLKMTALEKERDQKYQHLFKMER, encoded by the coding sequence ATGGAAATTATGTTAAAAGAAGCAAAGAAAATTTTTGGCGGGAACGTTATTTTTGAAAATATAACTTTTGAAATGAATGATGGAGATCGCGTAGGCCTTGTAGGACGAAATGGAACGGGGAAGACAACCATTTTTAAGCTATTCATGCAGAAGGAGCCTCTTGACGAGGGGCAACTCTTTTTAAAAAAGGGAACAAAGGTTGGTTATTTGGATCAAATCCCTGAAGTTTTTACAGGTACCGTGAGAGAATTCTTGAGGGAAGCGTTTCAAGATTTACTTGAACTTCGCAAGAAAATGAGTGAATTAGAGGAAGAAATGAAGGATCCGAATAAGCTTGAAAAGACTCTTTTAATCTATGGAGAGGTACAAGAACAATTTAGTCAAAAGGGTGGCTACGAAATGGAGGCCAACCTCGAGCGGGTTTCAAGTGGTTTAGGGCTGATCCATCTACTGGATGAAAAGTATTCTAGTTTAAGTGGGGGAGAGCGAACGAAAGCGGGGCTTGCTAAAATCCTTTTAGAAGAACCTGATGTATTACTGCTTGATGAGCCTACAAACCATCTCGATTTGCAGGCTATTGAATGGTTAGAAAAATATATAACGGAATATAAGGGAACAGTTTGTATCATTTCTCATGATCGAACATTTCTAGATCAAACAGTAACCAAAATTGCTGACTTAGATAATGGGGAATTAACTATTTATACAGGAAACTATTCTTCTTTTGTCCAAGAAAAGGAAGCAAAGCTGCTGGAGGAATTTCAGCAGTATCAAGAACAACAAAGAAAAATCAAAAAAATGAAAGAAGCTATTAAACGTTTAAAACTCTGGGCGAATCAGGCGAATCCACCCAATGCGGGTTTGCATAGAAGAGCAAGAAATATGGAGCGTGCCTTGGATCGATTGGAGAAAATTGATCGTCCTTTACTTGATCCTAAGACCATGGGACTAGCATTTGAAATGGATCAACGAACAGGAAAGGATGTATTTATTGGAGAGGACCTTGTCAAATCTTTTGATAATAAGGTGATATTAGACGGGGTGAATCTTCATCTACAATTTAAAGATAAATTAGCCGTTGTTGGACCAAATGGAAGTGGAAAAACAACTCTAATTAAGATGATTATGGGTGAGTTGGAGCCAGACTCCGGTTCTGTTAAGAGAGGTACTCAGTTGAAAATAGGCTACTTGTCTCAACACCCATTACAGCATGTTGACCCATCGATCCGTATGATTGATTTTTTTAGAGAATATATTCGGGTTCATGAAGGAGAGGCAAGGCAAATATTATCTCGCTTTCTTTTCTATGGGCATGCAGTCTTCCAAAAAATTGGGCAACTTAGCGGTGGAGAGCAAATGAGAGTTCAGCTCGCGATTTTTATGTATCAAGGTGTAAATGTCCTTATTTTAGATGAACCCACAAACCATTTAGATGTAGATTCTCAGGAAGTTTTAGAAGAGGCCGTAAAACAGTTTAAGGGAACTGTACTTTGTATCTCCCATGATCGCTACTTTTTAAATAAATGTTTCCAAGACACAGCTTACATGGTTCGCGGGAAATTAATAAGGTTTCCGGGGAACTATGAAGAGACGAAGGCAAAGGCCCTACACCTTCAGATGGAAGATAAACAAGCTATACCTAAGAAAGAAAAAGAAAAGCCAGTAAAGATGCAAAGCGAACGAAAACAATTTTCCATCGAAGAGGTGGAAGAGGAGATTGAAAGAATTGAAATGAAAATGGAGAAATGGGAGTGGAAAATGAATAATTCCCAGGATCCCAATGAACGAATGGATATTCAATTAAAAATGACAGCATTAGAAAAGGAGCGGGATCAGAAATATCAGCATCTTTTCAAGATGGAACGGTAA
- a CDS encoding respiratory nitrate reductase subunit gamma, whose amino-acid sequence MNLSMGQLIIWVVFPYSALMVFLMGLIWKYDRGTEDTKKALHPLCSVAVYSSLIIQSILTASLIVSEGFSWLKWYVSFGLFQPETELLVQASYMLQVQVVISFLILFILPFTRFIVFVRVPKREVQQLFHLLVQQSKRQKADHVKVLVKEVFFHS is encoded by the coding sequence ATGAATTTGAGCATGGGGCAGTTAATAATTTGGGTGGTTTTTCCTTATTCGGCATTGATGGTTTTTTTAATGGGTTTAATTTGGAAGTATGATCGAGGAACTGAAGATACAAAGAAAGCATTGCATCCCCTATGTTCTGTAGCCGTATATTCTTCCTTGATTATACAATCAATACTTACGGCCAGCCTTATTGTAAGTGAAGGGTTCTCTTGGCTGAAATGGTACGTATCCTTTGGTTTGTTCCAGCCAGAGACGGAATTACTTGTACAGGCGTCATATATGCTTCAAGTTCAGGTAGTGATTTCATTTCTAATCTTATTCATATTACCATTCACGAGATTTATAGTTTTTGTTCGTGTACCAAAAAGGGAAGTTCAACAGCTCTTTCACCTTCTAGTTCAACAATCTAAAAGGCAGAAGGCTGATCATGTAAAAGTACTAGTCAAAGAAGTTTTTTTTCATTCATAA
- a CDS encoding glutaredoxin family protein codes for MTQHQVTVYISDGCQDCKRVITFLENIGIEFKEKNITIEPSYKKELREEHIYGTPAIFVGSEIILGFQPNKIRRVLQLYN; via the coding sequence ATGACTCAGCACCAGGTAACCGTCTATATAAGTGATGGATGCCAGGATTGTAAAAGGGTAATTACGTTTTTGGAAAACATTGGTATTGAATTTAAAGAAAAAAATATAACAATCGAGCCTTCTTATAAGAAGGAACTTAGGGAAGAACATATATATGGAACTCCAGCTATTTTTGTTGGAAGTGAAATCATTCTTGGGTTTCAACCGAATAAAATCCGAAGAGTTCTTCAACTATATAATTGA
- a CDS encoding YppG family protein, whose translation MNRRMPQFPYDQNPYFTDGFSPYQHPNFYGGQQFQQPPIQNYQQTHQGNQGPQQQFQNPYQQFAKPPHPQMWNGNFGPGPMNGMNGMNKKSIMTYFQDENGQIDFDKMFSTVGQMASTAQQISPLVKGLGSMFKGLK comes from the coding sequence ATGAACAGGAGAATGCCTCAATTTCCATATGATCAAAATCCGTATTTTACAGATGGTTTCTCTCCATACCAGCATCCTAATTTTTATGGTGGTCAACAATTTCAGCAGCCGCCAATACAAAATTATCAACAAACTCATCAAGGAAATCAAGGGCCGCAACAACAGTTCCAAAATCCGTATCAGCAATTCGCCAAGCCTCCACACCCACAAATGTGGAACGGTAACTTTGGACCTGGACCAATGAATGGAATGAATGGTATGAATAAGAAGTCCATAATGACTTACTTTCAAGATGAAAATGGTCAAATAGATTTTGATAAAATGTTTTCAACAGTCGGTCAAATGGCCAGTACGGCACAGCAAATTTCCCCGCTCGTTAAAGGGCTTGGATCTATGTTTAAGGGCCTAAAATAA
- a CDS encoding DegV family protein translates to MDIQLITDGSADFISSIREKHQIKVVPLHIIFGDESFKTEEEISLSMFYDKMKQSTKLPRSAASNPKEFYDVFKEVDPSKPILVFPVSKMISSTYDNAILAKEMLKQEEPERKIEVFHTRTASAGLSILLEEAGRKIKAGMDFETLVPHIKDRIEHTTTLIMLKTLDNLIKGGRLDPIKGTFAKSLNIKLLMRASQEGTIEVAEKVRGSKKTIRRFIEQIGEYSKNFEGKILAMSHFSAEEKAKEILAEMKEKYPFKEVHLTEMGPLISTYAGEGGIVISFFSDKKIE, encoded by the coding sequence ATGGATATTCAACTAATAACAGATGGATCAGCAGATTTTATTTCTTCCATCCGAGAAAAACACCAGATTAAAGTAGTTCCCCTTCACATCATTTTTGGGGATGAAAGCTTTAAAACAGAGGAAGAAATCAGTTTGTCCATGTTCTACGATAAAATGAAGCAATCGACCAAACTCCCACGATCAGCTGCTTCCAACCCTAAAGAGTTTTATGATGTATTTAAAGAGGTGGACCCGTCTAAGCCTATATTGGTTTTCCCTGTTTCTAAAATGATCAGTAGTACATATGACAACGCCATATTAGCCAAGGAAATGCTCAAGCAAGAGGAACCGGAACGTAAAATTGAAGTTTTTCATACAAGGACAGCTTCCGCTGGACTATCCATTTTACTGGAAGAAGCCGGGAGAAAAATCAAAGCTGGAATGGATTTTGAGACGCTTGTTCCTCATATAAAGGACCGAATTGAGCACACGACCACTCTGATAATGTTAAAGACACTAGACAACTTGATCAAAGGAGGTCGGCTAGATCCAATAAAGGGAACTTTCGCAAAATCTCTAAACATCAAACTACTCATGCGCGCCAGTCAAGAAGGAACTATTGAAGTAGCAGAAAAAGTTCGTGGAAGCAAAAAAACGATTCGACGTTTTATAGAGCAAATTGGAGAATACTCGAAAAACTTTGAAGGTAAAATCCTGGCCATGTCCCACTTCAGTGCAGAAGAAAAAGCAAAAGAAATTTTAGCTGAGATGAAAGAAAAATACCCATTTAAGGAAGTTCATTTAACGGAAATGGGACCATTGATTTCCACCTATGCGGGTGAAGGTGGTATTGTCATTTCCTTTTTCAGTGATAAAAAAATTGAGTAA